The following is a genomic window from Bordetella sp. H567.
CCAAAAGCTGTCACCCGCCTAATGCAGCATGCCAGGGATATCGTGCAGGTCCAGCAGGCCGGCTTCCGCCGGTGCCGCGGAAGCATGATGCATGACCATGCGCCAACCCGTCGCGCCCTTGTGGTAGACATTCGTCGCATAGCAGCTGACATAGCTGTCGTGCGGACCGCGGGTCGACCCGACATGTTCGACCAGGATGTGGACCGCGCTGGCGATGCTCTGCATCACCACGGGCTGCATCGGGCGAATGTGCAGGGGGCCGGCAGCCAGGATGGTCTGCCATGATTCTTCCACCGCCTTCAGGCCGACGATGCGCAGGCCGCCCGGGTGGATGCATACCACTTCTTCATCATCCGCCCAGACCTGCATCAGGCGGGCCAGGTCGGCGTGTTCCAGGGCCTCGTAGAAGGCGTCTTCGGTTTCTTGCGGCGTGGCGAACATGGGCGGCTGGGCGAGCGGAAAACGAAGTGGACGGAAAATCCCGGCGGGCGGGCCGGCGCGGCGATCAGTGCCCGTGGCTACCGAGCACGGTGCCGGGCTTCAGGCGATATTCGGCGCCGCAGTACGGGCAGCGCGTCGACCCGGTATGGGCAACATCGAGGAAGACGCGGGGATGCATGCTCCACAGCGGCGCCTTGGGGCCGGGGCAGTAGACGGGCAGGTCTTCGGCGCCGACCTCGATGACTTCATGCTTGGAGGCGGTGGCGGCAGCTGTCATGGTGTTTCCTGAAAACGGTGTGTGCGGTGAATAGCGCAACGATAGCGGAGGAATCGATGTCTGGGTAATTAGGGCGATCGGCGATGTCTACAAGCCGATCGCGGCGCGTCATGCCTGTGTCAAACCTTGGTCAGCCAGGCCTGGTACTTGGCGTTGCGGCCCTGGACCAGGTCGAAGAAGGCTTGCTGCAGGCGTTCCGTGACCGGGCCGCGGCGGCCGGCGCCGATACGGCGGTTGTCGACCTCCCGGATGGGCGTGACTTCGGCCGCCGTGCCGGTGAAGAAGGCTTCGTCCGCGATATAGACGTCGTCGCGGGTCAGGCGGCGGGTCAGCAGGGGGATGCCCAGGTCCGCCGCGAGCGCATGGATGGTGGACCGCGTGATGCCGGTCAGCGCCGAGGCGATTTCGGGTTCCACCAGCACGCCGTCCTTGACGATGAAGATGTTTTCGCCAGCGCCTTCCGCGACGAAGCCTTCCGTGTCCAGCAAGAGCGCTTCGTCGTAGCCGTCCTGCAGCGCTTCCGAGTTGGCGATGATGGAATTGGCGTAGGTAGTGGCCACCTTCGCGCGCGGCATGGTTACGTTCACGTGCTGGCGCGCATAGGACGACACCTTGACGCGGATGCCTTCGGCCAGGGCTTGCTCGCCCAGGTAGGCGCCCCAGGGCCACGCCGCGATGGCCACATGCACCTTGGCGCCCTTGGGCGATACGCCCATTTTTTCCGAGCCGTAGAAGACCAGGGGACGCAGGTAGCAGGATTCCAGCTGGTTGGCGCGCACCACTTCGCACTGGGCGGCTTCCAGCGTTTCGGCGTCGTAGGGAATCGGAATCTGGTAGATGTGGGCGGAGTTGAACAGCCGCTTGGTGTGATCCTTGAGGCGAAAGATGGCGGTGCCGCCATCCGTCTTGTAGGCGCGGACGCCTTCGAACACCGACAGGCCGTAATGCAGCGAATGGGTCAGGACGTGCGTGGTGGCATCGCGCCAGGGAACCAGTTTGCCGTCATACCAGATGAATCCGTCGCGGTCGGCCATCGACATGTTCGTTCTCCTTGAGTGGGCCGTATTGTATCAAGCAGCCGGCTACAATACGCCCCGTTCCGGTGCGTCGCGGCCTGCCCGCGGTGGCATTTTTGTCCGGCCATCAGGCCGGTTTCCTCCCTCGATCAGGTCCGTCTTTGTCGTTCCAACCGGCAGTCTCAGATCCCGATGGCCTTTCCGTCCGGCAGGCGCGGTGGGCTGCCGCGATGGAAGGCCTGCGCGCCGTCGCGCCCACCCTGGTCGCCACGGCCGCGTGGGGGCTGGTCACCGGCATCGCCATGGTCAAGTCCGGACTCGCCGAATCGATGGCGCTGCTGATGACGCTCACCCTGTATGCCGGTTCGGCCCAGCTGACTTCGCTGCCCCTGATCGCCTCGGGCGCCCCGCTGTGGCTCATCTTCGCCGCCGGATTCGTCGTCAATCTGCGCTTCCTGATCTTCGGGGCGGCGCTGCATCCCTACTTTCGCCATTTGTCCTGGTCGCGCCGCCTGGCCTTGGGCTACTTCACCACCGATATGGGCTTCGTGCTGTTCATCCCGCGCTACGGCGATGCGCGCGTGCGGGGCACGCGCGAACAGCTCTGGTTTTTCGTCGGCGTGATCACGCCCGGCTGGTTCGTCTGGCAAGGCAGCTCCATTGCCGGCATCTACCTGGGTTCGCTGGTGCCGGCCGCGTGGTCGCTGGATTTCGCCGCGGTGCTGGCCCTGCTGGCGATCGTGGTGCCGTTGGCGACGACGCGCCCCATGCTGGCGGCGATGGCGGCCGCGGCGATCACCGCCTGGGTCGGCCAGATTTTTCCCTTGCGGCTGGGGCTGGCCGCGGCCGTTGTCGCGGGCGTGGTGGCCGGCATGCTGGCCGAACGCCACGCGCGGAGTCGCGCATGACCCTGGACATGGCAGCCGAGGACGCATACGTCTATGCCGCCATCGCGCTCTTGATGCTTTGCAGCGTCATCACGCGCGCGGGCTATCAGTTGTTCGGCGATTACCTGCCCCTGTCGGACAGCGTGCGGCGCGCCTTGCGCTACGCGCCCGCGGCGGCGCTGACGGCCATCATCGTCCCCGATCTCCTGCCATGGAAGGCGGGCGTGGGGCCGCTGTTGGACATGAAGCTGCTGGCCGGCGTCGTCGGCGTGCTGGTGTTCCTGCGTACGCGCAGCGCGGTACTGGTCATCGTCGCCGGCATGCTGGTGCTATGGGGGCTGCGCTGGCTGGCGCCGTAGAAGCGTTGCGCAGGTGCGGCGGGCGCTCACTTGCGCTGCGAAGCAGCGCGGATGTGCCAGGGGCTACTCGCCCGCGCCGTGGAAGCCGCGCGAGGCAAGCAAGCACCCTTGGCGGCAGCGCTTTCGATGCATGCCGGCCCCCCGGAAGGGCCCTTGCAACGTGCGTTCGCGGACGGATTTGTCCCCAATAAACTCGCCTTGCCGATGGCGGGCGGCCCCACCTGCGCTAAAATGCAGTTATCCACAGCAATCCGGGCCTGATTCCTTCTGTTTTCGTGCTTGCACGTGGCACCGGTATCTGCCTACTCCATGACTGAAACCAATTCTTCCGCAGTCCCTTCAACGGATGCGCCGACACTCACGTTTTCGGACTTCGATCTGCATCCGCTGTTGGTAGCATCGATCACCGAAACGGGCTACACCACCCCCACTCCCATCCAGGCCCAGGCGATCCCCGTGGTGATCGCGGGCCGCGATGTCATGGGCGCGGCGCAGACCGGGACCGGCAAGACCGCGGCGTTCACGCTGCCCATCCTGCATCGCCTGATGCCGATGGCCAACAGCAGCGCGTCGCCGGCGCGGCACCCCGTGCGGGCGCTGATCCTGACGCCCACGCGCGAGCTGGCCGACCAGGTCGCCGAAAGCGTCAAGCGCTACAGCAAGCGCACGCCCCTGCGATCGGCCGTGGTGTTCGGCGGTGTGGACATCGGGCCGCAGAAGGAAAGCCTGCGCAACGGCTGCGAGGTGCTTGTCGCCACGCCCGGACGGCTGCTGGATCACGTCGAGCAGAAGAACGTCAATCTGGGCCAGGTCGGCATCCTGGTCCTGGACGAAGCGGACCGCATGCTGGACATGGGCTTCCTGCCCGACCTGGAACGCATCATCCGGCTGCTTCCCGAACAACGCCAGAACCTGCTGTTTTCGGCCACGTTCAGCAACGAAATCCGCAAGCTGGCGCGCTCGTATCTCAGCCACCCCGCTGAACTCGAAGTCGCGGCGCGCAACGCGACGGCCGACACCGTCACGCAGATCGCCTACGAGATGAGCAGTGAAGGCAAGCGTGCCGCGGTGGTGCACCTGGTGAAGTCGCGCAACCTGAACCAGGTCATCGTTTTTTCGAACACCAAGATCGGCACCGCCAGGCTGGCCCGTGAATTGGAACGCGACGGCATCAAGGCGGAATCCATACACGGCGATAAAAGCCAGGCCGATCGCATGAAGGCGCTGGATGCCTTCAAGGCCGGACAGCTGGAAGTGCTGGTCGCCACGGACGTCGCCGCGCGCGGCCTGGACGTGGCGGGCGTGCCGTGCGTCATCAATTACGACCTGCCGTACAACGCCGAGGACTACGTGCACCGCATCGGCCGCACGGGTCGCGCGGGCGCATCGGGCGAAGCCATCGCGCTGTTCACGCCCAGCGAAGAACGCCTGTTGCTGGACATCGAAAAACTGATCAAGCGCCCGGTGCCGCGTGGCAAGCTGGATGTACCGGCCGAACTGATCGCCCGCAGCCGCGGCCATCGCGACGAGTCTCGCGGCAGCCACGATCGCCGCGAACCGCGCGTGCGTTCGTCCGGCGACCGCCGCTACGGCGACTCCGGGACGCGCCAGGCGCCGGTCGACGATTTCTTCCTCAAGCCCTACGTGCCGAGCAATCCTGCGCCGGAGTCCACGTCCGGCGAGGACGCGCCCGGCGAGCGCGGTGCCGCGCCCAAGCGCAAGGTCGCCGTCCTGCTGGGCGGCACCCGCAAACCCTCCTGAAGCCAGGCCCGTCCGCGGGCTGTCGCGGTCCGCTATCCGGCGAGCAGGCCGCGTACGTCGGGCAGCCGCGTCGCCACCACGGCGCTGTCCGGGCCCAGCGAGGCCAGCAGGCGTTCCAGGTGCCCGATGTGCGGCAGCATGGGACCGTAGAAAACGGTCTTGCCCGCGCGCTGGACCAGCAGCGTCGGGAAATTTTCCACTTCTTCCTCACCCAACAGATCCGGGTGGTCCTCGATGTCTATCCAGGCGAAGGCCGTGGCCGCGGTCCGCGACGCCAGCGTTTCCAATTTAGGGCGGTATTCGCGGCAGGTATCGCACCAGGCGGCGCAGAAGCAGGCGACCAGGTCGATGTCGGGGCGTTGAAGCAGGCCGCGCAGGGCGGCCGTATCGTTACCAGGTTCTAGAACGGACATATGGGCAGCGGCGAAAGTATTTAACTATCATACCTGCGATGCACAACCGGACCATTCTCATGCCCGCATCTTCCTATTCCCCGTCCAACCCGCCGCCCGTTTCGGCCGGCCTGGCTGGCGTGTGGCAGGCCTTCAAGCGAGCGACGGTATCGCAATGCCACCCTGCAATGCTGTTCGCGGTGCTGCTGCCATTCCTGATCGCGCTGGTCGGCGCCATCCTGCTGCTGTGGTTCTGCTGGACGCCGTTGACCGACTGGCTGCGGGACGAGGCGTCGCGCTGGAGCGTCGTCAACAACGTCGACGAATGGCTGGTGGCGGTGGGATTGTTTTCGCTCAAGGTCTATCTGGTGCCCATCGTGGCGGTCGCGATCCTGCTGCCGATTTCCGGCATCCTGGGGCTGGCCATCGCGGCCATCTTCGTCATGCCGCTGGTGCTGCGCCACGTCAGCGAACGGGAATACGCGGCCGTCAGCAAGCAAGGCAAGTTCGGCACGGCGGTCAGCGTCTGGAACGCCTTGTGGGTCAGTATCGCCTTCGCGGTGGGATGGCTGTTGACCCTGCCCTTGTGGCTGGTGCCGCCGATGGCGGTGCTGCTGTCCATTTTCTGGTGGGCCTTTGCGTTTTCGCGCATGATGCGGATCGACGCCATCGTCGAACATGCCAGTCCGGAGGAAAGGCGCGTCCTGCTGCGCCGACACAACCTGGGCTTCTGGATCGTCGGGCTGGTGTGCTCGCTGATCAATCTGCTGCCGCCCGCGTGGGTGTTCCTGCCGGTGTTCTCGGCGCTGGTATTCGCCCACTATGGCCTGGATGCCCTGCAGCGCCTGCGGCAGGAAAAAGCCATCGAGATGGCGGGCCGCTGATCTTTATTGGAATCCGAAATGTCTCTCGACTCCACGACGCCGCGCATCGGCCTGATCATCGTCGGTGACGAAATCCTGTCCGGACGGCGGCAGGACAAGCATTTTTCCAAGGTCGTCGAACTCCTGTCCGCCCGCGGGCTGAGGCTGGCCTGGGCGGAAATCCTGCCCGACGATCGCGATACGCTGGTCGCGGCCTACCGCCGCAGTTTCGCCGGCGGCGACATCGTCTTTTCCTGCGGTGGCATAGGCGCCACGCCCGACGACCACACCCGGCAGGCGGCGGCCGAGGCCCTGGATTTGCCCCTGGCCCTGCATCCCGATGCCGAGCGGGAAATCACGCTGCGCTGCGCCGAAATGGCGGCGAAGGGCCAGGGCAGCGCGGACATGCGTACGCCGGAAAACCAGCGCAGGCTGGAAATGGGGCGGTTTCCACAGGGCTGTGAGGTCGTGCCCAATCCCTACAACCGGATTCCCGGCTTCTTCATCCGCGATCACACCTTCGTGCCCGGTTTCCCCGTCATGGCCTGGCCGATGCTGGAATGGACGCTGGACACCCGATACCGCGATCTGCACCACCGGACGGCGCATGCGGAGCATGCCTTCCTGGTCTACGGCCTGCCCGAATCCCGGATCGCACCCGTCATGGAAGAGATCCAGGCGCGCTGGCCTGGCGTGAAAGCGTTCAGCCTGCCCAGCGTCGGC
Proteins encoded in this region:
- a CDS encoding YybH family protein, with translation MFATPQETEDAFYEALEHADLARLMQVWADDEEVVCIHPGGLRIVGLKAVEESWQTILAAGPLHIRPMQPVVMQSIASAVHILVEHVGSTRGPHDSYVSCYATNVYHKGATGWRMVMHHASAAPAEAGLLDLHDIPGMLH
- a CDS encoding zinc-finger domain-containing protein, whose product is MTAAATASKHEVIEVGAEDLPVYCPGPKAPLWSMHPRVFLDVAHTGSTRCPYCGAEYRLKPGTVLGSHGH
- a CDS encoding branched-chain amino acid transaminase yields the protein MSMADRDGFIWYDGKLVPWRDATTHVLTHSLHYGLSVFEGVRAYKTDGGTAIFRLKDHTKRLFNSAHIYQIPIPYDAETLEAAQCEVVRANQLESCYLRPLVFYGSEKMGVSPKGAKVHVAIAAWPWGAYLGEQALAEGIRVKVSSYARQHVNVTMPRAKVATTYANSIIANSEALQDGYDEALLLDTEGFVAEGAGENIFIVKDGVLVEPEIASALTGITRSTIHALAADLGIPLLTRRLTRDDVYIADEAFFTGTAAEVTPIREVDNRRIGAGRRGPVTERLQQAFFDLVQGRNAKYQAWLTKV
- a CDS encoding AzlC family ABC transporter permease is translated as MEGLRAVAPTLVATAAWGLVTGIAMVKSGLAESMALLMTLTLYAGSAQLTSLPLIASGAPLWLIFAAGFVVNLRFLIFGAALHPYFRHLSWSRRLALGYFTTDMGFVLFIPRYGDARVRGTREQLWFFVGVITPGWFVWQGSSIAGIYLGSLVPAAWSLDFAAVLALLAIVVPLATTRPMLAAMAAAAITAWVGQIFPLRLGLAAAVVAGVVAGMLAERHARSRA
- a CDS encoding AzlD domain-containing protein; this encodes MAAEDAYVYAAIALLMLCSVITRAGYQLFGDYLPLSDSVRRALRYAPAAALTAIIVPDLLPWKAGVGPLLDMKLLAGVVGVLVFLRTRSAVLVIVAGMLVLWGLRWLAP
- a CDS encoding DEAD/DEAH box helicase, translating into MTETNSSAVPSTDAPTLTFSDFDLHPLLVASITETGYTTPTPIQAQAIPVVIAGRDVMGAAQTGTGKTAAFTLPILHRLMPMANSSASPARHPVRALILTPTRELADQVAESVKRYSKRTPLRSAVVFGGVDIGPQKESLRNGCEVLVATPGRLLDHVEQKNVNLGQVGILVLDEADRMLDMGFLPDLERIIRLLPEQRQNLLFSATFSNEIRKLARSYLSHPAELEVAARNATADTVTQIAYEMSSEGKRAAVVHLVKSRNLNQVIVFSNTKIGTARLARELERDGIKAESIHGDKSQADRMKALDAFKAGQLEVLVATDVAARGLDVAGVPCVINYDLPYNAEDYVHRIGRTGRAGASGEAIALFTPSEERLLLDIEKLIKRPVPRGKLDVPAELIARSRGHRDESRGSHDRREPRVRSSGDRRYGDSGTRQAPVDDFFLKPYVPSNPAPESTSGEDAPGERGAAPKRKVAVLLGGTRKPS
- a CDS encoding thioredoxin family protein; this translates as MSVLEPGNDTAALRGLLQRPDIDLVACFCAAWCDTCREYRPKLETLASRTAATAFAWIDIEDHPDLLGEEEVENFPTLLVQRAGKTVFYGPMLPHIGHLERLLASLGPDSAVVATRLPDVRGLLAG
- a CDS encoding EI24 domain-containing protein; amino-acid sequence: MPASSYSPSNPPPVSAGLAGVWQAFKRATVSQCHPAMLFAVLLPFLIALVGAILLLWFCWTPLTDWLRDEASRWSVVNNVDEWLVAVGLFSLKVYLVPIVAVAILLPISGILGLAIAAIFVMPLVLRHVSEREYAAVSKQGKFGTAVSVWNALWVSIAFAVGWLLTLPLWLVPPMAVLLSIFWWAFAFSRMMRIDAIVEHASPEERRVLLRRHNLGFWIVGLVCSLINLLPPAWVFLPVFSALVFAHYGLDALQRLRQEKAIEMAGR
- a CDS encoding competence/damage-inducible protein A, with the translated sequence MSLDSTTPRIGLIIVGDEILSGRRQDKHFSKVVELLSARGLRLAWAEILPDDRDTLVAAYRRSFAGGDIVFSCGGIGATPDDHTRQAAAEALDLPLALHPDAEREITLRCAEMAAKGQGSADMRTPENQRRLEMGRFPQGCEVVPNPYNRIPGFFIRDHTFVPGFPVMAWPMLEWTLDTRYRDLHHRTAHAEHAFLVYGLPESRIAPVMEEIQARWPGVKAFSLPSVGEDGRSPHIDLGVKGEPAAAAEAMNHLRAEVERLGGRLTPPA